The Aedes aegypti strain LVP_AGWG chromosome 1, AaegL5.0 Primary Assembly, whole genome shotgun sequence sequence AGCTGCACCATCCTCCTCTTGGTTAGCCGTACCGTCCTCCAAGCTTCTCTTGACTTCCTTGAGTTCCTCCAGCTCTTCCTAGCTTGTCCTCCGATCAGCCAGCGCTTCACCTGTACAGCTTCGTTCTCAGCATCTTAGCCTCCAACTCATGAGTACCTCGTCCAAACTACCTCCCGTCCATCCCCTACCACTCGTCCAGGTCCTGTCTCCTCGTCCTCATGGATTCTCATCGAAATCGCCTCAGCTACTATACAGGCGTTACTGGGCCTATAACCTGTTATAAATAACTAACATCACGAACCACAAAGCTTTCCTTTCCAACCGCAGTCATCACCTCTCCTTTAGTCATTGTCTGGCTATATATATTTACAATCCAATTCGCTTAAAGCGCTACCTCTATAATTCTTACCCAAAGATATCTCTACAACAGGGTTGTGAACAGGTTGTGATAATCCTGCTCTCCAACGCTCTTCTTCATCCCATAACCTCCAAACAGCATATCTACCACCGAGCTCTTTCTGTCCTCTAAGCTTCTTCTGGCACCGAACTCCTCTAAGCTGCCGAAATCTTTCTATCCTCGAGCTTCTCCTGGTCGGCTGCACCATCCTCCTCTTGGTCGACCACGCCGATTCTAAGCTGCCAAGCTCCTCTTGACTTCCTTGAGTTCCTCCAACTGTTCCTAGTTCGTCCTCTGATCAGCCAGCGCTGCGCCTGTCCAGCTTCGTTCTCAGAATCTTGGCCTCCAACTCTTGAGTAACTCGTCCAAGCTACCTCCCGTCCAGATTCTCGTTCCCTCGTTAAGATTCTACCTCCTCGTGGTCCCTCATCGGAATCTTCTCAGCTACTATCCAGGCGTTCCTGGGCTTATAACCTGTTGTAAATAACTAACTGCACAAACCACAACCTACCGCAGGCTACTAATGGATATCGCTACAATGTCAGCATCTCTCCTTTAGTCAATATCTGGGTATACATATTTACAATCTAACTCGCTTAAAACTctacctctacaattcttacccGAAGACATTTCCACTGCAGGGTGTTTGATGTACCTGCTCTCCAACAAATATTTTGCTCAGAATGTAGTTATCCAGAATGTAGTGCATATACCGTTATTTTTCTTTAGTACCATTAATCCCAATGCAATCCCAAGCACGCCTACTCCATGCCTTGTCTGTTTGTGTCGCGACCAGTATACCACAATTAGGAGCTTACTAGCATTTATCATGGTATGCCGGTTGGCATATCTCGGGTAACTCCTCAACGCACAAAAGCGTTAGGGAGGGGGTAGGTCGTCCGTAATGCCCCTGGACATTCGTCCTGCAGCTTGGGCGTCAAGGCTTCCCAGAGTCCTTTTAGCTGCAGCAAAGTTTGGCTGCTAACATCCATAACTACCAGTTTTCTCGTCCCTCCAATCGTTCAATTGGTGCAAGACTTGAAGATCTGTCGGAACTTGAGGTTGAAGCCGATGGCTGTTAGTGCAACAATGCCTTCTACGTTTAGCCCTGCATAACTTCCGCTGGACGCTCGTGTGTTTGCTCAATATGATTCATTACTCTGCAATAACTTGTTGCAGATTTGCTGCTTCCCGAACTTCCCTGCAGTGATGGAAATTGGCGAACAtttctgctgaactggaacaaaaacaaaaccaaatgctcccgagcgtcagagcgctggtttactcgtaTCCatcgtgctcccgagtaaccgaagctaaaagtgattcgcgaacgtgttcggagctgttcacaGCAATTGTGTTTTTGGGGAAAAAACTGCTTCCCCTCCCAGATTTATGAtttccaagggtttttgactacaaactagtagtttactgtcgactTGATGGTTatgcaattaatttgtctgtcaaaggcataataaatcacaacttgctcggttactcgcgagtaaacgatcccgagcttgttgctacttcttttgacatgttctcccgagcaggcggatgcggacttactcacacctagccagttcgcgagCCTGTGATGTTtattatgcgttggtatacactcgtgagctgcttcgtgatgcgatctTTTCCAGCACTGCTTCCCTGGTTGACCAGATGGATGttgaggtcggtccagcgattccggctAGAGGAGTATTATGATTCGCTATGATTGATGCTGTTCGGCTTAGCCCCCGACAGTATAGCTAGCCTAATCCGGCGGAGAGTTCTCTGACGAAACAATTCCTCCCAAATCGATGTTGTCGCCAAGCGTTTCTGCCTGCTCCGATTTTGGCCGGTAGAATAccaagtcggtccagcgatacCGATGATACACTACTGACTACGTGctactcagaatagtccccgGTGGTAGATCTATCTTACTCCGCCGGAGATTTCCCCAATCGAGTGCTACTCAACTAGTTTCCAGTGGTGGACCTAGCGCCTCTTATTTCGATTCTGTTTGGACAGGTGTCAAGGTCCTGTGATTCCGGGTGGCAGATAACTTCCGATTCCATGTACCcattaccgatactacgctatgCCAGCTGTACTCGGCCTAGTTTCTGGTGGAGGATCTTGCCTACTGTGATCGCGGCCTGGTGCTCTCTGGTCTTTACGCCATCTTCTTTGCAGCGGCTTCATAATCTGCGTTACGCCTGCTTACCACATTCCGGGCTTAGAACTTCATGGCCGAGCTTGCGGTTTCtgacatcatctcgcttcgAGTTTTCCTGAACCGAGAGCCGTCGAATATAACgtgcccagtaaacacaaactcgtatacgatagcgcataagagtacaaatgtggaggcgatatacgtacatgcgccataacgctgcgtgcaagatgtacgtatatcgcctccacatttgtactcttatatcccattATATACGATAGTGGTTTACTGGGTGCTCCAGTGTCTTCTCAGTGGAGGCTCTGCGTGTCTAAATCTATGCAAatattttcggaagtattcatGGTCTGGCAATAACTGCGGGTATTTTATGGCCATCTAAACCAACACGTTAGGAATAAGCCGATGGGTCCACTTTCTTTCCTTCGAGTTGTCCCACTCTTGCTTCCACGTGTTCAACCTGATCATGTTCGTAACATTTATTGTTATAGAACAAatttgtctgcttctctagattCCGCTTGTTTCTCAATGCTGCAGCCCAAGCTGACAGACACAATCACCATAAGAAGCCTCGTGccgcttcttggtcctccaatgctGAGATACTACAGAGAACGCTTCCATGAGATAGCGTGTCCGCCGACGTTGACCTCGAACCCCTGAATAGCTTTACAGTTACTGATCAGCACTACTTCCGCTTTATGATGAACCAACTGTAGCTTGACTCCAGCAAATCACGTTTCGATGGTGTCGTTCAATTCCGCCGTTAGCATCTCAACCTCTTCCTCATTCTAGTCggttatcgcaagaacgacaTCATCACCGAAGCCGACGATCTCGATTTCATTGGACAGTTCTACTATTAGCACTCTATCGTGCATCATATTCTACAGTGTTGGACCGAGTATGGGTCCCTGCGGAACTTCCGCTGTGACTCTGGTTGGCATCTGTCTCTGATTAGTGTCGTTAACCAGTACTCGGCTCTGAAAGTAGCTTAGCAGATTCTACACAGCTAGTCAGGCACCCATATTCTGTGTAGGGCTGCAGCGATAGCCTCCCAACTAgcactgttgaacgcattcttaaCGTATATCGTTACCtctaatatttttcagaattcggACTGCATCCTTGACAATCCGTGCTCACTTTCGGTGTAAATCGTTGGCTTGCACAGCTTGACCTTCTCCAAAAGCTTATCAAGGGTATTCAGCAAGCgtattggtctatatgaagcaggatcttcTGGCGGTTTTCCAATTTTTTCAGCAATATCATCTTCTGCATATTCTATATGTGGGGAAAGCAGCCTTGCGTTAAACACTTCGGTAACGTTGTCCTGAATATAATCGGGAACACCAAGTTCGTCGTTCTTAACGCTACGTTCTTACATGGAGCTGTATTCAGCTTCAATATTTCCGCAACCGCTTCCAGCTCGTCGCAGTGAAATGTCCTCGGCATTTTCGCCATCTTCATCAACGTATCTTGTTGGCGGCCGCGCGGCGCCACTGTCTACGATCACCTTCAACTTGTCCGAGCACATTTCAGCTTATGCTACTGGCCCTTTGCCATCCCTACTCGATTAGCGTTGTTCCATGACCACTATCAGCTCGGAAACTTGACTGTCTTCGGCATTTTCTTCATCTTTGGCTCATGCGTAGGGAACAGACCGTTCATGATCACCTTCAGCTTTTTGGGGACATTTCAGCTGGTATTACTGACCCCCTTCGTCATCCCTATTCGATAAGCGTTACCCTAGGGATTTGCATCAGCTTGTCGGTCCAACTCATTGAAGCAGTTCGATTTGCACATCGCTATGTCCCACTTTGAGCGCGGCCCTGGCTAGCCGGTAGGTTACCTTACGTTCTTCCATGCTGGCTTCCGATCTAGCTCTCTGAACGCGATTTCTGGCTGTTAAGCAGACTTCACGGATGATACTGAATCTGTCGTTTCACCTGTACAACGAACGTCACTGTAGGTTTCTTGGCCTAATTGCGTCATACGCTCTCGCTAATTCGCATAGATCCTTGTTTCGAACTTCGCTTACTTCTTTGAAGTGCCTCGACGAAATGACTGTCTTTCACATTCGTTCTCCGTTCCTTCCTCCTCTGCCATGCTAAAGACTCTACAGTGTAGAGCTTCCCTCCAGTTAGTGCCGTTTATTAGCTATGGGCTGCAGAAAGCAAAGTCAATAACATCGGAAGTGTTAAAAACTAATACGTGTGTAATATGTCATTCCTTACTTGATACTAGATGGGCCAAAATACGCTACTACGAATCTATTCCGAATAGATGATTCTTTTCCATTGGACTCGTTTCTGGGCTAATAGTTTCGAGTTGTTCTGAATATCAAGCGCCTTTAGGTCCTTCGCAACTGTAAAAAATCATCGAGTGTCAAGTCGACggcctctgttgaatattatctttgtttttcgttcttccggcatacgggcaacgtgaccagtcCAAGGCAGTCTGCCATGTCATTATGACTATAGATATCAAGGCTTGCTAAGATACCGCTTCAGCATATCTCATGGGCTCTGTGTACTTAATCTGAACGTCACTACAGTTTCAAACCAACAGACCCCATAACCTTCTACGCATTCTGTGCGGTAcactaaaatcattctaaacctACCGTCTTCTCTCCATTCCCAGCAGTCATGCGACAGATGTGATGGAAACCGTGGGCTGGAAGAACATGGTGACGACGCACCCGCACCTGATAAACGAAGCATTTCGCGCCCTAGCCACGCAGCAGATACCACCGATCGGTCCGCCCCGCAAGCGGGTGAAAATGAGCTGAAATAAAATGTTGACATCCGTACAGTCCGTGATGTCAACGACGCCGTCACCAGCTAGTATCAcacaatcatcgtcatcatcaccaTCCGCATccgcatcatcatcatcaacgtcGTGTTTGTTATCATCACTATCAACCAACAACAACAATAGCAACCACCCATCCACCGctactactgctgctgctgctgtcaGTCTGTTCCAGTTGACGTCTCCCGGATCATCCCCACCATCGGTTGTTCCGTCGCCGGCAGGTTCACCGGCCGTTGCACCCATCACCACCCAACTGCTCCAACAGCCATCCCGGAAGCTGCTAGGTCCCGCCAGTTCCATCActtcttcgtcgtcgtcgtcgtcgtcttcgtcgctGCTAATCAACCACCTGACCAATCCGAGCAGCCCCAGCTCTCGAGCACCACCCCCATCTGCCGGAAGTCTCCTGAAGCAGCAACTGGCGGCGGTGACGGCCCCCGACTACACCAACAAAATGGCGGCGGCCAGTCTCATCAAAGCAGGCTGTAAAAAGtcattgtcgtcgtcgtcgcagttggcggcggcggcggcaaaCGTAAACGTGAACAACATTGCCGCTGGTTTGGCCAATGCCGTGGCCGCAGCTGTGGCCGATGCCGTCACCGTTGCCACCATCGGGCGCAACCTTAATCTCAATCTGAACAACTATTCGCAGTTGCGCCAGCAGCTGGAAATGCAAACCACGACAACTTCTTCCTCTTCGCCACCTTCGGATAATGGCAGGAACAACAACACCAGCAGTCACACGTTGAAGCAGTTTCTCAATCAATCCGGCAACAGCGTCAGTAACAATCACCAACAACTGCAGCGCCGTGTTGCCagttctgctgctgctgctgctgccgcaATCGATGGCATCACTTCCAGCATCAGCGCTCGCAACTGTGGCGACATCTGTTTGCAATAGAAACAAAACGGGCAGCTTGCTTGGAacgatggatggatggatggggAAACAGCCAGCCAGACTAAGAGCGGTAAGAAAAAACGAGCAGTTGTTTGCTTTAATTCTATAGAAAATCTAGTTTCTTGATAGTCTCTCGTTAGTAGGATTCTCTTAGTAGTAGTGATGCGATATGTAAATCGATAATTAATCATACAAATCAGAAAACGAAACCGGAAAACACTGAAATCGCTCAGCGCGCAGAGTTTATAGAGGGTATGTGTATGTGTGGATGGAATCACCCGCGTGTTAACACGAGCAGTAGGGACACCGATTGAGATATCGTTTCTTGATGAGTATAATTGGTAGTTATGTTTCAGTTTTTTGACCGATTGAACcgtaatttaaacaaaaagcAGAAATGTCCCCTTGGTAAATTGATCACAGAAAGAGAGCAGCACTGGTAGGCCAGGTTTTCTCCCCGCGCCGCGAGTTTTCTTCTCAAATGTCAAGTAACACTTTTCTCGAAAACGTCCTGCTCCGGCTTCCTTCAGTCGcgtatgaagaaaaaaagaaaaagctaGAAAGACAAAGACAGACAAAGAGCAGGTCCCTATCAAGCAGCTGGTCGCTGGCAGCACGGGCAAAGAGGGAAGTGAAATCAttttaattcaaataaattaaattaatttatacaatgtgatatttttgtctaTATATGTTAGCTAATATAATATGTAATTAattaatgaagaaaaaaaactaagagGAGAACCCGACACACGAGACAGGAGAGAATGCCGAAGAAACAAAAGAACACATGTCGAAAGCGCGCAGAGAAAGCTCCAAAATCTAAGTTGTTTCCTTCTTTTCTCGTTCAAATCAATGACTGTATTGTGAAGAATCCCTACTtagcacagcaaaaaatattggaattacaaaaataataaaaaaaaaaatctatgtgaaaatttaatcgTTTGTTTTTAGCTCTTAcaccgaaacaaaaaaaaaatgcttcaaaattgttcatgttcgatgattttttttttcctattttcttTGAggtgattatttttaaaaattttatcctTTCCCCAGCTCCCCCACTGACCTTTGCTATCATGCCTGTGTAAAAAGTTTAGTTTTAGACATTTCTCCTTTATTTAGTAGCAAATTTCGTAATTTTATGCGATTTGCAATCGTTTactttataattttctatttccccCCACAATTAggtgttcaaattttcaaataattcagcttcatataaaaaagaaaaacaaaatacaaaaaataagctattgttagttataaacatttgttttaGTCGCTACTTTttaacaatgagaaaaaaaaaacaaacaaacaacaacaacttgaTAGGTAAAAACAAGAAACACTACAAAAGAAGAGAATGAGAgatgaaaaaataaacagaaatagAAGTACGGAGCAAACAAATGAATCACACTGAATTTATTTAAGACAGACAgcgggaaatttaaaaatttaaacaaaacaaacaagaaaaaaaatattgagacaaaataagatgaaaaaaatgaaacacaAGAAAAGTAAGAATTGATGATATAAAGGCTAAAAtgataaacaaataaatttagtAGCTTCATATGTGATTATAACTCTATGAATAACTATTTCAAAAAGTACCGTAACAATAAAAACAAAGTTGAAAACCCTATGTGTATTTTGGTTTTTATTTCCTGTACTTCACGCTTAATCCCTCTAAATagcatcgactcatagaacacgtattctttggaaagctgtttcaggGGACCATCGCAGTAACCACGGAGTACACCCGTAACGCgagtagatcaccttttcgaggtgcgttacgaggtaagatctaccatattgtactcttgctgtatctgttcttgttgatacttataagttacggtcggaagagtataagagagtaacaagccactaagacccatcCATTTTCCCTAGACGATGAGGAGGTCGATGTGGAAAAATGACTCCATCAGCAGCTGAGGCTGGTTTCAATTCGTGAGACAAATTGTTTCACGATCGGATGCTAATGTTCGACAACTGATCCTGAAGATCGGTTCTGTGGTTCTGTTGTAGAGTGTAATGTTATACATTCAAAGTTGAGAGCCCTCGTATAAATGACTGCCGCATGCTATCTAGTAGCAGGTGACAAGCGCTCATTTAATAACTGACGAAGTGCTCatcgaacactaagctgaggagctgGCGCTGTTCCACttaggacgtaatgtcaagaagaataCAAAATTAGTGCCATTGCGATTcatgggaccatcgaggtagccatgaaaaccgtctttcactatggttctctaactcgatatcgagatacggaatatcgagtaatggagagttgactgtattatacAGTACAGCATGAAAAGAATGTGACATTGTGGATGGTATCTCCATTTCACGCTACAGGTAGTGCTTACTTACTGAAATCACACCTTCGAACAAATCACATTAGAACACTTATCATAATTGCAGACTATTACCTTCGAGAGAATAAACGGTTCTCCACAAAACATTTGCTCAGTATAAACTTATGATATCGTGTACGATCACACGCCGCGCGATTCCGGGAAACGTAATGCTGCGAGCCAAACTTCTCAGTGAATCGCGAGAAGCGTAAGTATTTGGGCGCGAAAGCTTAGTGGAATAGTTTTATCTACACCAGTAGTGTTGTTAACAAATTGAGTATGCACCGTAAAtagggcgaatagaaacaattTCTATCATATTTGATTGTGTACAACTTTAATCGTGCGGATATAAACCAATTTTAAAAGTCTCGATTATGGGGAAGTCTCTCATCGCTGAGGCCCTATTTactaattaaaaatattaaaaaaaactcgtgatctcgccctaaaatccattggtaaccgagtagGAGTAGCTTGTTGTTATCAAGCAAACGAaaggatttacacgttattcaacaatgctacgatgaatgCTCACAATTATGTGAGAATTCAAGCGAGATCTTGAATAatatcaaattcaaaatatgaaaaaaaaaattgaaaacaatttagatctaacatgattgaaaaaaaaaatgaaggatgTTTCGATTTATCAAAACCACTTGAGATTGTTCTATTTTCtcgttatattttcataggaaATGTTGCAACCATTTTGACTTGAAAATACAGTCGACCCTCTACAACTCGACATATTcaataactcgatggatttttcggtcccttcagaTTGCAATACATCATGCTCTCTATAAGTCcgtatttctataactcgatgtctccactagtcgatgccaCATGTGAGACAAATTTCTCTCCATAGCTCGATATCTATCTGAAAATCCTTTTTATGCAAAGAAACAATGACCACGTCTAGTTTATAGGTGAATAAAGACTTGCAAGTGGTAATGGAAGCAGGAAAAAACATgacattaaaaatatttattttcagtaaaataagtaatttttcgagaattttgaaaaaaaaaataagaggttgtttccgagatacgaccgccaagttgacgttggagaACGTTAGCCTCTTCTATTCGGGACTACGAAGttgctgatgttttcttcggctttctgtgagaaaaacaaggagggatatatttttttgctttttttcacgcacacggtgacagttccttacgaggttttctataagtgcgagtgctttgtaaatctctttttgtttcgtagtcgcgaatttcttgacttgagaccgtcacgagcttatgaaacatttctactgataaaaatccaattaattttcacactatttgttgcatgtcaatttattatagacattgtgtgttattattttgtgttaatacaaaataatcactttacatgtattcagaagctttggcgattatattgaagaattgatttttaagtgtatacttaatattttacattgattttgtggccctgaaaagggccgtttggtttgtttgttggttggttaatatttcaacaccgatagaaccggacGATGGAAAAAGAAGCCTGAGCGATAAATCTTGCTCTTCAAACAAATATTCTGGGTGAACGttatgatccactaagattggatAAATTTGTATCAAATTCCACAGCtgtacgaacaagtaaaaggtaccaaagtcataagaaatatcatttgagataggtagacatgacatcATCGTTtattgctagcgataaaaatatgtgaaaattaacccggataaaaaatacaatacaaaaacaatataacgtattgtaacagtaccattcaatatattggatatacaatacagtat is a genomic window containing:
- the LOC110680270 gene encoding putative protein TPRXL gives rise to the protein MLTSVQSVMSTTPSPASITQSSSSSPSASASSSSTSCLLSSLSTNNNNSNHPSTATTAAAAVSLFQLTSPGSSPPSVVPSPAGSPAVAPITTQLLQQPSRKLLGPASSITSSSSSSSSSSLLINHLTNPSSPSSRAPPPSAGSLLKQQLAAVTAPDYTNKMAAASLIKAGCKKSLSSSSQLAAAAANVNVNNIAAGLANAVAAAVADAVTVATIGRNLNLNLNNYSQLRQQLEMQTTTTSSSSPPLKQFLNQSGNSVSNNHQQLQRRVASSAAAAAAAIDGITSSISARNCGDICLQ